One Plasmodium cynomolgi strain B DNA, scaffold: 0148, whole genome shotgun sequence genomic window carries:
- a CDS encoding hypothetical protein (putative): SYLGSPSRDLLSEKFYDDLNHNTDGSDKYIKHCNSLSSVHKGRIFRIYCAQLLKYLETKYKKPHEHNNEYDDCTLLNYWIIGKLVQFYGSNRDRYFLQAFGKLQLIWSSIIPYDSSTNSNNICKPIFDIYKQDDWYKRKEFYDYCVDYDTVLKTANLYDSQCEAYYKYIESKIPIYEYIKKLCTSESTYACPKFYEECKEFDPKILLSKLNCHSTMQEKRQLLKNY, encoded by the coding sequence AGTTATCTCGGATCACCTTCCAGGGATTTACtatcagaaaaattttatgacgATTTAAATCACAATACTGATGGTTCAGATAAATACATTAAGCATTGTAATTCATTAAGTTCTGTGCACAAAGGAAGaatttttagaatatattGTGCCCAgctgttaaaatatttagaaacaaaatataaaaagccACATGAACATAATAACGAATACGACGATTGCACACTTTTAAACTATTGGATAATCGGAAAATTAGTTCAATTTTATGGTTCTAATAGGGATCGCTATTTTCTCCAAGCATTTGGTAAATTGCAACTGATATGGAGTAGTATTATTCCTTATGATTCCAGCACAAATtctaataatatatgtaagcCTATATTTGATATCTATAAACAGGATGATTggtataaaagaaaagaattttacGATTATTGTGTGGATTACGATACAGTTTTAAAAACTGCTAATTTATATGATAGTCAATGCGAAGCATATTATAAGTACATTGAAAGTAAAATTccaatatatgaatatattaaaaaactCTGTACATCAGAaagtacatatgcatgcCCGAAATTTTATGAGGAATGTAAAGAATTCGAtcccaaaattttgttatctAAGCTAAATTGTCATAGTACAAtgcaagaaaaaaggcagctCTTGAAAAACTATTAG